The bacterium region AATGTTACTGGCGGGGGCGAATATTCCGCAAGAGATTCGTCCGTGGTTCATTTTTCCAATGTTGAATATGCTATGATACATATTCAGGTGCCTGAGTCAAGTATGGTTACCATAGATTTCGGCACGGACTCATTTAGTTTTGTGGAGCACTGGGAGGTAACGCCATCATCACCGTTTGTATCAGGAACGGGTTATACTTTTATTATTGACAGCTCATACTGTATGTTTAATCCAAGTTGTGCGTCCTTTTCAGAGCTAACTGTCGAAAACAGCCAATGCGATATAATTGTGAGATTCACGCAGGATGTGTGCGACACGATCTCAGGTCTTTTGGATGGTGCACATTATGATGATTGGTATGCCCCGTTTAATGACAGAACTATCCATCTTTTGAATACCACCGTGACCTGCTGGCATTTACAGATGTTTTCAAAATCTAATATAAGAGTGGACAATTCTATTATCGGCGAGTTTATCTGTTACGATTCATCGGTGGCTTATCTTTCAAATTCAATTCACGATGGCAAAGGCGGACCGCTCACCGCTGCTGGACATTCGCAGGTTTTTGTGTCCTCCTCGGATATAAGGGCTACAGTAAGAACCCGAAGTGATGGAATGTTGGTTCTTAACCACTGCACTGTGTGGAGAGATTTCGTCGTTGCCGATTCCGCTGTCGCAGTAGTATTGGGCACATTTGCTTTGAGTCCTATCAGAGTGTTTGATAAAGGCGCTGCTATTGTTGCTGTCATAAAATCTCCCGCTACTGCAACAGTTGATGAGAATGTCGCGATTATCGGCGATGCTTATGTTGAACGAACCCCAGATTCTCCATATGGTTTTGATGCGTATCGCTTGTATTATGTATATTATCCCATCGATACTATTATCGACCCCGATTCGCTCGAATGGAGACCATTAATGGATTGGAGCAGTCACCAAGTGCGAAATGACACGCTTATTGTATGGAATACATCAGGACTTGCGACGGGAAGATATTTTCTTAAACTTAGCTTGCGAGAGCTGAGCACTCGAGCAGTGTTAAACACATATTATAGGATAAATTTGCGCGAAAATATATTGGTTAAGGAAAACGAATCGTTTATTGAAAAACTTTCCCTCACTGTTGCTCCCAATCCGTTTAATTCATCGTGTGTTATTACTGCTCCCGCTGATGCTGAAGTGAAGATTTATGACTTACAGGGACGGTTGATATGTGCTTATCCTCAACTTTCTCCTCTTGATGAAGGAATGAACGAAAAGATAGAATTTGATAATGGTCTTTCTTCATCTTGTGGAAATAAAACAATGAGGAAATACATTTGGACTCCCGACCAATTAACGGCGTCGGGGATATATTTGATAAAGGCACAGACAGAGAATGGCAACTGTATAACAAAAAGTATAGTTTATATAAGATAAATGGAGGTTCAAAATGAAAAATGCGATAGTTTTCTTATTAGTAATGATTATCTTAGCAGGGATATGTGGAGCACAAGTAGTCAGCGACCTAAACGATGTGATGGTTTGCGTTTTTGGCGGCCATTTGGATAGAGATACACTTCTCTCTTTGGCACTGTATTTCGAACCACAGTTTATCAAGCGCGGCTGGTTTAAATATCAAAATATACCATGTAATCTTTTCCCGAGGCGGAGTTGGATCATTGACACTGCGGAGGCTCGTGGTGCCATTTTTGAAGGTGGGGTTCAGTGTGCCCTTCTTGTCCCTTACGCTGGCTGGCCGTGCGCACACAGCGAGGATAGCACAAGACCATTCTCAATACCATCAGTTATATACGATGATTTCGCTACGGTGAACACCGAAGGTGTGTTATATTTTATCCCTAATCTAAGCGGAACCAGCGTAACATGCCATGTTTCTATTGCGAATGAGAACTGGCTGAGTTATTGCCTCTGGTGGGCATATGAGCAAATAGACGCTGGTGTAAGGTCATTAGAGTTTGATGAAATAAGCGGAGCATACAGAATTAACTTTGATACAACTGTTGCACCAGAAGATAATTCTAATGATGGTTATGATGACTACGCTCTCGGAACGGCTAATATATGCACAAGGATTTCGCTTATATGCCGAAGAGACTTTCCTGATTCTATAGAATGGCATTTTCCAGAACCGTTGGCAAGTTCTAATGCTGATTCAGCTCAAAATGCTTTTGATAATAATTTTACGACATTCTGGCACTCAGCAGTTGGGGATAGTCATTGGCTTGAAATAGACCTCAAGCGACCGCGGCGGATTTGTCAAATTTATCTCGCGTTCCCCTCGGCGCATCCTCTGGCGGATTTCAGTGTTCAATATTGGGATGGAGCTATGTGGCAAAACTTCACCCCACCTATTTCGGTAAGTGGTAATACCGATTCGGTCAGGTCATTTCTGGTTTCCCGTGTGTGGGCGAGGAAATTGAGACTTTTTACAACAGCGAGCGAAGCCTATATCTCTGAGTTTCAGGCGTTCGGATGCGGATTCAGGCAGTTTGTCCTTAAGCGATTTTATGAAGATTCTAGTTGGACCCCCACTAACCCCCGGTGGGAAACTGAGATGCTTGTTGATTTTTCGGATACTGGTCAATGTCCCGACGGGACGATGAATTTATTCAACTATCGCAAGTATCTTGAATATCACAACTGGACAAAGAACCCATTTGGATGCACTCCAACTGTAGCCAACGCCCTTAACCCCTGCAATCCTTTCTATTTGATTTGGTTTCCCCCTAAGTATAGGAAAATAGTATTTTCATATTTGCCATCTCTTCTGGATGAAGTAGAAAATCTTTATAAAGCCTCGTTTTCTAATTACCGCACCAAGGAATTGTTTTGGAAACCGCTTGTTGACAGTATTCGGGCTTATGCTTCATCGGTTGGTAGGGATATATATTTGACATATAATGGCTCATGCTATCATCCAGATTCTGCTGTGGATTATTTTGTCTTTAATATTGGCAAGCCCCCATCATATCCTGCACCTTCTGCCTCGGATTCGCAAAAAATACATCTTGATGCCCGAAGGGTTTTTGTTAATAGCTACAGATGGCTACTAAAAAATGCCATTGAATATGTAGGAAGACAACTTCCGATGATAGCGTTTCTTGACTTTGGACATACGGGATTTCCGTTTTATCATCTTGGCGGCAAAGATGAGCCAGCCGATGAGCGTGCAGCATATTTGCGGACATATATGGCGGAAGCCTATGCTTCAGGTTTGAGATTCGCCGTCCCTCTCACCGGAAATGAGGGATATTATATCTGGCTTGATAGCCTCTCCGATGGTACCTCTGTTGGTGATGTCGTCAAACCTATCACCGATTTCATAAATGAATATGGACCCGAAATCTATAAAAATACCTTTATAAGCCCGGACGAATCCCTCGTTACGGTGAATGGTTTTGTGCCCTATAACGGCGACACTATAGCACCAAGTTATGCGAATGAATCAAAAGTAGCGATTGCATATACATATAAAGATGACAGTCTTAAGGCTTATTTACACATTATAAACCATA contains the following coding sequences:
- a CDS encoding discoidin domain-containing protein, yielding MKNAIVFLLVMIILAGICGAQVVSDLNDVMVCVFGGHLDRDTLLSLALYFEPQFIKRGWFKYQNIPCNLFPRRSWIIDTAEARGAIFEGGVQCALLVPYAGWPCAHSEDSTRPFSIPSVIYDDFATVNTEGVLYFIPNLSGTSVTCHVSIANENWLSYCLWWAYEQIDAGVRSLEFDEISGAYRINFDTTVAPEDNSNDGYDDYALGTANICTRISLICRRDFPDSIEWHFPEPLASSNADSAQNAFDNNFTTFWHSAVGDSHWLEIDLKRPRRICQIYLAFPSAHPLADFSVQYWDGAMWQNFTPPISVSGNTDSVRSFLVSRVWARKLRLFTTASEAYISEFQAFGCGFRQFVLKRFYEDSSWTPTNPRWETEMLVDFSDTGQCPDGTMNLFNYRKYLEYHNWTKNPFGCTPTVANALNPCNPFYLIWFPPKYRKIVFSYLPSLLDEVENLYKASFSNYRTKELFWKPLVDSIRAYASSVGRDIYLTYNGSCYHPDSAVDYFVFNIGKPPSYPAPSASDSQKIHLDARRVFVNSYRWLLKNAIEYVGRQLPMIAFLDFGHTGFPFYHLGGKDEPADERAAYLRTYMAEAYASGLRFAVPLTGNEGYYIWLDSLSDGTSVGDVVKPITDFINEYGPEIYKNTFISPDESLVTVNGFVPYNGDTIAPSYANESKVAIAYTYKDDSLKAYLHIINHNWDTVTHTMLPQDSIPVTIPVRDSCYSVMIISPDFPDTVYPAFDYEDSVIRLVVPRLEYYDVIVLDFADTTKIAENSSKFPAKTNISVFPNPFNSSVKITVPAGAKLEIYDLRGRLISKGIQPFVESQGERTLIWHPDETIQSGVYIVRATMEDGRKKLKRVVLV